A single Chryseobacterium sp. DNA region contains:
- the rpoB gene encoding DNA-directed RNA polymerase subunit beta yields the protein MSKTKSTTQGNPRINFSSAKGKIITPDFLDIQIESFKEFFQLDTLPEARKTEALYKTFQENFPITDSRNQFVLEFLDYLVDSPRYSIDECVERGLTYSVPLKARLKLYCTDPEHEDFQTVVQDVYLGPVPYMTPSGSFIINGAERVIVTQLHRSPGVFFGQTYHANGTKLYYSRIIPFKGSWMEFTTDINSVMYAYIDRKKKLPLTTLLRAIGYESDKDILQIFDLAEEVKVSKAALKKVEGRTLAARVLNTWFEDFVDEDTGEVVSIERNEIILDRETILEKEHLDLILDAGVKSILIHKENSNEFSIIQNTLQKDPTNSEKEAVEYIYRQLRNADPPDEETARGIIEKLFFSEQRYSLGEVGRYRLNKKLGLNIPTTTEVLTKEDIIAIVRHLIELVNSKAEVDDIDHLSNRRIKTVGEQLAGQFGVGLSRIARTIKERMNVRDNEIFTPLDLVNAKTLTSVINSFFGTNQLSQFMDQTNPLSEITHKRRLSALGPGGLSRERAGFEVRDVHHTHYGRICPIETPEGPNIGLISSLGIYAKINNLGFIETPYRKVENGKIDLSADPIYLNAEDEEAKVIAQANVELSDNGDFETDRIIARLDGDYPVVEPNQVDLIDVAPNQISGISASLIPFLEHDDANRALMGSNMMRQAVPLLKPQAPIVGTGLEQQVARDSRILINAEGTGTVEYVDADRIVIKYERSEDEDLVQFESATKTYNLTKFRKTNQSTTITLRPNVRVGDVVEKGQVLCDGYATEKGELALGRNLVVAFMPWKGYNFEDAIVINEKVVREDWFTSIHVDEYSLEVRDTKLGMEELTADIPNVSEEATKDLDENGMIRIGAEVKPGDIMIGKITPKGESDPTPEEKLLRAIFGDKAGDVKDASLKADSSLRGVVINKKLFSRNIKDKKKRTEEKLKLEEIENTYKAKFDTLRNTLIEKLNTLVSGKTSQGVQNDLDEEIIGKGVKFTHKLLTSVEDYVNVSGSDWTVDADKNELIKQLIHNYKIKFNDIQGVKNREKFAISIGDELPAGIMKLAKVYIAKKRKLNVGDKMAGRHGNKGIVSRIVREEDMPFLEDGTPVDIVLNPLGVPSRMNIGQIYETVLGWAGQKLGMKFATPIFDGASLDQITEYTDKAGLPRFGNTHLYDGGTGERFTQPATVGVIYMLKLGHMVDDKMHARSIGPYSLITQQPLGGKAQFGGQRFGEMEVWALEAFGASNILREILTVKSDDVIGRAKTYEAIAKGESMPEPGIPESFNVLLHELQGLGLDVRLEE from the coding sequence ATGAGTAAAACAAAATCAACAACTCAAGGAAATCCGAGAATTAATTTCTCATCAGCGAAAGGAAAAATCATTACTCCAGACTTTTTGGATATCCAAATCGAGTCTTTTAAAGAATTTTTCCAGCTTGATACACTTCCTGAAGCCAGAAAGACAGAAGCTCTTTACAAGACTTTCCAGGAGAATTTCCCGATTACGGATTCTAGAAATCAATTCGTATTGGAATTCCTGGACTACCTGGTAGATTCTCCACGTTATTCAATCGATGAGTGTGTGGAAAGAGGTCTGACGTATTCAGTTCCTCTAAAAGCAAGACTTAAATTGTACTGTACAGACCCGGAACATGAAGATTTCCAAACAGTGGTACAGGATGTATATTTAGGTCCGGTTCCTTATATGACTCCAAGTGGATCTTTCATCATCAACGGTGCTGAAAGAGTTATCGTTACGCAGCTTCACCGTTCACCTGGTGTATTCTTCGGACAGACTTACCACGCGAACGGGACCAAACTATACTATTCAAGAATTATTCCTTTCAAAGGATCTTGGATGGAATTTACAACCGATATCAACAGCGTAATGTACGCGTATATCGACCGTAAGAAAAAGTTACCATTAACAACTTTATTAAGAGCAATCGGGTATGAATCTGATAAGGATATCCTTCAGATCTTTGACCTTGCTGAAGAAGTGAAAGTTTCTAAAGCTGCCCTTAAAAAAGTGGAAGGGAGAACATTGGCTGCGAGAGTATTGAACACTTGGTTCGAAGACTTCGTAGACGAAGATACAGGTGAAGTAGTTTCTATCGAAAGAAACGAGATCATCCTGGATAGAGAAACAATTCTTGAAAAAGAACACCTGGATCTTATCCTTGATGCTGGAGTGAAATCAATCCTGATCCACAAAGAAAACAGCAACGAGTTCTCTATCATTCAGAATACATTACAAAAAGACCCTACCAACTCTGAGAAAGAGGCTGTAGAGTATATTTACCGCCAGCTAAGAAATGCAGATCCGCCAGATGAGGAGACTGCAAGAGGAATCATTGAAAAATTATTCTTCTCTGAGCAGAGATATTCTCTTGGTGAAGTAGGACGTTACAGATTGAATAAGAAATTAGGTCTTAACATCCCTACAACAACTGAGGTTCTTACAAAAGAAGATATCATTGCGATCGTAAGACACCTTATCGAATTGGTCAACTCTAAAGCAGAGGTTGATGATATCGACCACTTATCCAACAGAAGAATTAAAACTGTTGGTGAGCAGCTGGCAGGACAGTTCGGTGTAGGTCTTTCAAGAATTGCAAGAACGATCAAGGAAAGAATGAATGTTAGAGATAACGAAATCTTTACTCCGCTTGATCTTGTAAACGCTAAGACATTGACGTCTGTGATCAATTCATTCTTCGGAACGAACCAGCTTTCTCAGTTCATGGACCAAACCAACCCGTTATCAGAGATCACTCACAAGAGAAGATTATCTGCACTAGGGCCTGGTGGTTTATCAAGAGAAAGAGCAGGTTTCGAGGTTCGAGACGTTCACCATACGCACTACGGAAGAATCTGTCCGATTGAAACTCCGGAAGGACCAAACATCGGTTTGATTTCATCTTTAGGTATTTATGCTAAAATCAACAACCTAGGTTTCATTGAAACTCCATATAGAAAGGTTGAAAATGGTAAGATCGATCTTAGTGCTGATCCTATTTACTTAAATGCAGAAGATGAAGAAGCGAAGGTAATTGCTCAGGCAAACGTTGAATTGAGTGATAATGGAGATTTTGAAACAGACAGAATTATCGCAAGACTGGATGGTGACTATCCGGTAGTAGAGCCTAACCAGGTTGACCTTATCGACGTAGCTCCAAACCAGATCTCCGGTATTTCCGCTTCTTTGATCCCATTCCTGGAGCATGATGATGCGAACCGTGCATTGATGGGATCTAACATGATGCGTCAGGCCGTTCCTCTATTGAAGCCACAAGCTCCAATCGTAGGTACAGGGCTTGAGCAGCAAGTTGCAAGAGATTCAAGAATCCTGATTAACGCTGAAGGTACCGGTACTGTAGAGTACGTAGATGCTGACAGAATCGTTATTAAATATGAAAGAAGTGAAGACGAAGATTTAGTACAATTCGAGTCTGCTACTAAAACATACAACCTTACTAAGTTTAGAAAAACTAACCAGAGTACAACGATTACACTTAGACCAAACGTAAGAGTAGGTGATGTGGTGGAAAAAGGACAGGTACTTTGCGATGGGTATGCTACTGAAAAAGGAGAATTAGCCCTTGGTAGAAACTTGGTGGTAGCGTTCATGCCTTGGAAAGGGTACAACTTCGAGGATGCGATCGTAATCAACGAGAAAGTTGTACGTGAAGACTGGTTTACTTCAATCCACGTAGATGAATATTCCCTTGAAGTTCGTGATACCAAATTAGGTATGGAAGAGCTTACTGCGGATATTCCAAACGTTTCTGAAGAAGCTACCAAAGATCTTGACGAGAACGGTATGATCAGAATCGGTGCTGAAGTGAAGCCTGGAGATATCATGATTGGTAAAATTACTCCAAAAGGTGAATCTGACCCGACTCCTGAAGAAAAACTTCTTAGAGCAATCTTCGGTGATAAAGCCGGTGATGTGAAGGATGCTTCATTGAAAGCTGACTCTTCATTAAGAGGGGTGGTGATCAACAAGAAATTGTTCTCCAGAAATATTAAAGACAAAAAGAAAAGAACCGAAGAAAAACTTAAACTTGAAGAGATTGAAAATACTTACAAGGCTAAGTTTGATACGCTGAGAAATACTTTAATTGAAAAATTAAATACACTGGTAAGCGGTAAAACTTCGCAAGGGGTGCAAAATGACCTTGATGAAGAAATCATCGGTAAAGGAGTGAAGTTTACTCATAAATTACTGACTTCAGTAGAAGATTATGTAAACGTTAGCGGTTCAGACTGGACAGTAGACGCTGATAAAAATGAATTGATCAAACAATTGATTCACAATTACAAAATCAAATTCAACGATATCCAAGGGGTTAAAAACCGTGAGAAATTTGCTATCTCTATCGGGGATGAGCTACCGGCAGGTATTATGAAGTTGGCTAAAGTATACATCGCTAAGAAACGTAAACTGAATGTAGGGGATAAAATGGCAGGACGTCACGGTAACAAAGGTATCGTTTCAAGAATCGTTCGTGAAGAAGATATGCCATTCCTTGAAGACGGAACACCGGTAGATATCGTATTGAATCCACTAGGGGTACCTTCCCGTATGAACATCGGCCAGATTTATGAAACAGTTCTTGGATGGGCTGGTCAGAAGCTGGGAATGAAGTTTGCTACACCAATCTTCGACGGAGCAAGTCTTGATCAGATCACTGAATATACAGATAAAGCTGGTCTTCCAAGATTCGGTAACACTCACCTTTATGATGGTGGTACCGGAGAGAGATTTACTCAGCCGGCTACAGTGGGGGTAATTTACATGCTGAAACTGGGACACATGGTGGATGATAAGATGCACGCACGTTCTATTGGTCCTTACTCATTGATTACTCAGCAGCCGTTAGGAGGTAAAGCTCAGTTCGGAGGTCAGAGATTCGGAGAGATGGAGGTTTGGGCTCTTGAAGCATTCGGAGCATCCAATATCCTTAGAGAGATCCTGACTGTGAAGTCGGATGACGTGATTGGTAGAGCAAAAACTTATGAAGCAATTGCAAAAGGTGAATCTATGCCTGAACCAGGTATCCCGGAATCATTCAACGTATTACTTCACGAGTTGCAAGGTCTTGGATTAGACGTAAGATTGGAAGAGTAA